Proteins co-encoded in one Thamnophis elegans isolate rThaEle1 chromosome 1, rThaEle1.pri, whole genome shotgun sequence genomic window:
- the LOC116505317 gene encoding acyl-CoA (8-3)-desaturase-like, whose amino-acid sequence MAPPLQDTGVGAVGGEKKANGSEICSRRFFTWEEIGLRTGRIQPHLKEKWLVIDRKVYDISSFCQRHPGGQRVISHYAGQDATDAFTAFHLNKAQPAKYLNSLLIGELAHDQPTSEPTKNQLLTQDFRELRSTVEKMGLLKPNLWFFFLIFVHILFFDISAWLIIWYFGTSLIPFYAGVAFFTIAQGQLSWLQHDLGHLSVFRTSKGNHIAHRIVLSQLKGFPANWWNNLHFQHHAKPNCFRKDPDLNMHPIAFALGTKLATELGLQKKKYMPYNYQHKYFFIIAPLLMIPFFQLSIYHATIKRREWVDLALIVIYQIRVMVVYIPIMGFGCFMAYYWLGRFLEATWFIWVSQMNHIPMNIDYDTNMDWVSTQLHATCNVNQSFFNDWFTGHLNFQIEHHLFPTMPRHNYSKVAPLVKSLCAKHGITYQSKPLLTAFGDILRSLKVSGEAWLEAYLHG is encoded by the exons ATGGCTCCTCCGCTGCAGGATACCGGGGTGGGGGCtgtagggggagagaaaaaggcGAACGGGAGTGAAATCTGTTCCCGCCGTTTTTTCACGTGGGAAGAAATCGGTCTGCGTACGGGACGGATTCAACCTCATCTTAAGGAGAAGTGGCTTGTGATTGACAGGAAGGTCTACGACATCAGCAGCTTCTGCCAGCGGCACCCGGGGGGCCAGAGGGTGATTTCCCACTACGCTGGGCAGGATGCCACG GATGCATTCACAGCATTTCACCTGAATAAGGCTCAACCAGCCAAGTATTTGAATTCATTGCTCATAGGGGAACTGGCACATGATCAACCAACTAGTGAACCCACCAAAAAT CAATTGCTTACTCAAGATTTCCGGGAACTGCGATCCACTGTTGAGAAAATGGGACTTCTGAAGCCAAatctctggtttttctttctgATATTTGTTCATATTTTATTCTTCGATATCAGTGCTTGGTTGATAATCTGGTATTTTGGCACATCTTTAATACCATTCTATGCAGGTGTTGCATTCTTTACTATTGCTCAG ggccAATTGTCCTGGCTCCAACATGATTTGGGTCACCTTTCAGTCTTTAGAACATCTAAGGGGAATCATATTGCCCATAGGATCGTCTTGAGTCAACTGAAA GGATTTCCAGCCAATTGGTGGAATAATTTGCATTTCCAGCATCATGCCAAACCAAACTGCTTTCGTAAAGACCCTGATCTCAACATGCATCCCATTGCGTTTGCCTTAGGGACAAAACTAGCTACAGAG CTTGGATTGCAGAAAAAGAAGTACATGCCTTACAATTATCAACACAAGTACTTCTTCA TAATCGCACCGCTTTTAATGATTCCCTTCTTCCAGTTATCCATATACCACGCTACAATCAAACGCAGAGAATGGGTG GATCTAGCCTTGATTGTCATTTACCAAATCAGAGTCATGGTTGTCTACATACCCATTATGGGATTTGGTTGTTTTATGGCATACTACTGGCTGGGCAG ATTTCTGGAAGCAACTTGGTTTATCTGGGTTTCACAAATGAATCACATTCCAATGAATATTGACTATGACACAAACATGGACTGGGTATCTACCCAG CTCCATGCAACATGCAATGTGAATCAGTCATTTTTCAATGACTGGTTCACCGGTCACCTGAATTTCCAGATTGAACACCA CCTTTTCCCCACAATGCCTCGCCACAACTACAGTAAAGTGGCTCCCCTTGTGAAATCCCTCTGTGCCAAGCATGGTATTACCTATCAGAGCAAGCCCCTACTTACAGCCTTTGGAGACATTTTACG ATCTCTTAAGGTCTCTGGAGAAGCCTGGCTTGAAGCATATCTACATGGATAA